In Flavobacterium gelatinilyticum, a genomic segment contains:
- the gltX gene encoding glutamate--tRNA ligase — MSKQVRVRFAPSPTGPLHIGGVRTALFNYLFAKKHNGVFYLRIEDTDQTRFVPGAEEYIMEALEWLGISPEETVGKNEKFGPYRQSDRKDLYQKYADQLINSGWAYYAFDTPEALDAHRKQHEAEGKTFIYNHHNREKLDTSLVISAEEVSKRIANGEHYVIRFKTPVDETLHLKDIIRGDVKFETNLLDDKVLFKSDGMPTYHLANIVDDHLMETSHVIRGEEWLPSMPLHVLLYRAFGWEAPEFAHLPLILKPVGNGKLSKRDGDKLGFPVFPLEWKTEEGISSGYREKGFFPEAVVNFLALLGWNDGTDKELFSLEELVEAFDLNRVHKAGAKFDPEKNKWFNHQYLIKQNDADLAKTFSPILEEKGVNISKFDITRIVSLIKERAHFVSEFWDLTDFFFQAPTSYDEKASKNWKEETPALMQELISVLENIEDFTSANIEAIVKDWLTKNEIGMGKVMQPFRLSLVGALKGPHLFDIVEIIGKEETISRIQKAISTL; from the coding sequence TGCGTTTTGCACCAAGTCCAACAGGACCATTACATATTGGTGGTGTTCGTACTGCCCTATTTAATTATCTATTTGCAAAAAAACATAACGGTGTTTTTTATCTGAGAATTGAAGATACAGATCAGACTCGTTTTGTTCCTGGTGCCGAAGAATACATCATGGAAGCATTAGAATGGTTAGGAATTTCTCCTGAAGAAACTGTTGGAAAAAATGAAAAATTTGGTCCGTACAGACAAAGTGATCGTAAAGATTTATATCAAAAATATGCCGATCAATTGATAAATTCTGGCTGGGCGTATTATGCTTTTGATACTCCTGAAGCATTGGATGCACATAGAAAACAGCACGAGGCAGAAGGAAAAACATTTATTTACAATCATCACAATCGTGAAAAACTAGATACATCTTTGGTAATTTCTGCGGAAGAAGTTTCTAAAAGAATTGCAAATGGAGAACATTATGTAATTCGTTTTAAAACTCCGGTTGATGAAACTTTACATTTAAAAGATATTATCCGTGGTGATGTTAAGTTCGAAACTAACTTACTTGATGATAAAGTTCTTTTTAAAAGTGACGGAATGCCAACCTATCATTTAGCGAATATTGTTGATGATCATTTGATGGAAACTTCACATGTAATTCGTGGTGAAGAATGGTTACCATCTATGCCACTTCACGTTTTATTATATAGAGCTTTTGGCTGGGAAGCACCAGAATTTGCACACTTACCTTTGATTTTAAAACCGGTTGGGAACGGAAAATTATCTAAAAGAGATGGTGATAAGTTAGGATTTCCTGTGTTTCCATTAGAATGGAAAACTGAAGAAGGCATCTCATCTGGTTACAGAGAGAAAGGATTTTTCCCGGAAGCAGTTGTAAATTTCCTTGCTTTACTTGGATGGAATGACGGAACAGATAAAGAATTATTTTCTCTTGAAGAACTTGTTGAAGCTTTTGACTTGAACAGAGTTCATAAAGCCGGAGCAAAATTTGATCCTGAAAAGAACAAATGGTTCAATCACCAGTATTTAATTAAACAAAATGATGCTGATTTAGCTAAGACCTTCTCTCCTATTTTAGAAGAAAAAGGCGTTAATATTTCCAAATTTGACATTACAAGAATTGTTTCTTTGATTAAAGAAAGAGCACATTTTGTATCTGAATTTTGGGATTTAACCGATTTCTTTTTCCAAGCGCCTACATCTTATGATGAAAAAGCAAGCAAAAACTGGAAGGAAGAAACACCGGCTTTAATGCAGGAATTGATTTCTGTTTTAGAAAATATTGAAGATTTTACTTCAGCAAATATCGAAGCAATCGTAAAAGATTGGCTGACCAAAAATGAAATTGGAATGGGTAAAGTAATGCAGCCTTTCCGCTTGAGTTTGGTTGGAGCTTTGAAAGGTCCTCACCTATTTGACATTGTAGAAATCATTGGAAAAGAAGAAACTATTTCGAGAATTCAGAAAGCAATTTCAACGTTATAA